In Canis aureus isolate CA01 chromosome 6, VMU_Caureus_v.1.0, whole genome shotgun sequence, one genomic interval encodes:
- the INAVA gene encoding innate immunity activator protein isoform X6, with product MESKDEVSDTDSGIILQSELSASDDSSLSDGLLLEEEESQVPKPPPESPAPPSRPLPPQSLEGLQPAGSEAGGLERAPIQNSPWKETSLDHPYEKPRKSSEPNSESSSPATTPQDGPSTSSLWLLEPASYHVVPIRSVPGQRQGRTSAPATPEMQGRRGQSQSLRTDSFRAGPEGRGRSAFPRRRPTHYTVTVPDSCFPAAKPPLPHPAYHSCSEDSGSDVSSISHPTSPGSSSPDISFLRPLSPPRRPPPPPPPRGAWAALHLQPPPAPFPAARYVLVAEGPLPPPALGPAYDGEPLRWQRPGASRSRPGRSPSLRDSPAGRALSRAAVSEELKSWHERARLRSGRPHSLDRQGAFRVRSLPPGREGCGRAPGPRMQVATVYVPRRSPEGAPVQVFVPEKGEISSQV from the exons AGGAATCCCAAGTGCCAAAACCGcccccagagtccccagctccacCTTCCCGGCCTCTTCCACCCCAGAGCCTCGAGGGGTTGCAGCCAGCAGGATCTGAGGCTGGGGGCCTGGAGCGGGCTCCCATCCAGAACAGCCCCTGGAAGGAGACCAGCCTGGACCACCCCTATGAGAAGCCCAGAAAGTCTTCCGAACCCAATAGCGAGTCCAG CAGCCCAGCCACTACACCCCAGGATGGGCCCAGTACCTCCAGCCTGTGGCTGCTGGAGCCTGCCTCCTACCACGTGGTTCCCATCCGCAGTGTTCCTGGCCAGCGGCAGGGCCGCACTAGTGCCCCAGCCACCCCCGAgatgcaggggaggaggggccagTCGCAGTCTCTGAG gaCGGACTCCTTCCGGGCGGGTCCCGAGGGCCGAGGTCGCAGCGCCttcccccgccgccgccccaccCACTACACGGTGACGGTGCCGGACTCCTGCTTCCCCGCCGCCAAGCCCCCGCTGCCGCACCCCGCCTACCACTCCTGCTCCGAGGACAGCGGCTCCGACGTCTCCAGCATCTCGCACCCCACGTCCCCGGGCAGCAGCAGCCCCGACATCTCCTTCCTGCGGCCCCtgtccccgccccgccgcccgccgcccccgcccccaccccgcggggCCTGGGCCGCGCTCCACCTGCAGCCGCCGCCCGCGCCCTTCCCCGCCGCGCGCTACGTGCTGGTGGCCGAGGggcccctcccgccgcccgcgctggGCCCGGCCTACGACGGGGAGCCGCTGCGCTGGCAGCGCCCGGGGGCCTCCCGCAGCCGCCCGGGGCGCTCGCCGTCGCTCAGGGACAGCCCCGCGGGCCGCGCGCTCAGCAGGGCCGCCGTCTCCGAGGAGCTCAAGTCCTGGCACGAGCGCGCGCGCCTCCGCAGCGGCCGCCCGCACTCGCTCGACCGCCAGGGCGCCTTCCGCGTGCGCAGCCTGCCCCCCGGGAGGGAGGGCTGCggccgcgccccggggccccggaTGCAG GTGGCCACAGTGTATGTGCCCCGGAGATCACCCGAAGGGGCCCCCGTGCAAGTCTTTGTGCCTGAGAAGGGCGAGATCAGCAGCCAGGTGTAA